The Tenrec ecaudatus isolate mTenEca1 chromosome 8, mTenEca1.hap1, whole genome shotgun sequence DNA window atataattcacatatcatacaattcaacagttcaggcATATCAAGAAGCGGtgtaccatcaccaccacaatctcCCCCCACTCTTTTTTTAGAAAACAGATTTATTGGaaattcatccacatatcatacaatttagtagGGCAGTCATATCAAGGACAGTTGTACAgttgtcaccacaatcaattttagaacatcttccttgtactcattgttattcgtgtAGCTGTTTTTTAATTGGGGCAAAAATAAATGTAACaagacattctccaattcaacaacttgtacgtgtgtaattcagtgccaggGAGATTGATTATACGCTTCGTGTTATACTGCTGTACCTGGTTTCCAAGTCACTCGGCACCACACCTAGGTGGTCGAATGAGCAGCTTTACTCTAACCCGGTGACTGGGAGTCAGCTCTCGCTCAGCTCAACTGCAAACAGCTAGGGACCTTCCCAATGGTATTCATTATGggtgtgggcagcagcccaccaaattttttagttcggtGGCTCTGGGCTTGGAAACTAATGCGGAAATAGCCAGCGGAACCAATGGAGACATACAGAAGTACAGGTTAGGGTACTTCAATACAACCATGTCCAAGTGATACCACaactattaacataaactcagtgtCCCCGAAGcagaaactcttcctccttcccccctggTGACTGTTGGTCAAATCTGATTTCTTTTTTCGTCAGTGACATTTTTTACATAGTACACACaactcatacacttccatagttaagtcactACTAAAAATGTTGTATATCCATCATCACCGTCGGTTCtagtcctccctccccctcccacatttatTGTTTGCTCCCCAGTTCTCTTCCTCCTTTCCGCTCCACATCCCGGATAAAGCATTGCTtccgcatccactccttctgtgctttataAACTGGGAGACCcatagaaacaatgaaaactttaagataaaaataaagaggaagaaaaacaattttttaaataaagaggaagaaagaaaagaccaccaccaacaatatttttttctttttaaaatcatttcattgggggctcatacgactcttttcacagtccatacatacatgcattgtgtcaagcatatttgtatatttgttgccatcatcattctcgaacaATTTGCTTTgttcttgaacccttggtatcagctcttccttttttccctccctccccaccccctcttcctcatgaacccttgataatgtataaattattattttgtcatgtcttacactgacatctccctttacccacttttctgttacccatcccccagggaggtcattatatgtagatctttgtgatcagttccctcttttccccccacttcccttttaacCTCcgagtattgctactctcattattggtcctgaggggtttatctgtcctggattccctgtgtttccagttcttatctgtaccagtgtacatcctctggtctatccggatttgtaaggtagaattgggatcatgacagtgggggtgggggtggtaaagcAGTAAAGAACTAAAGTAtgcttcatggttgctacactgcaccctgactggctcatctcctcaccgtggacccttccgtaaggggatgtccagttgcctacagatgggctttgggtctctactccgtattccccctcattcacaatgataagttttttttcttctttgcagATTAATTTCTTGATTGAGCTCTGTTACATTGAGCATGACGGTTGGTGCTTGGGGAAAATTTCCTGTAACATTCTTAAAAGCACAGATCCTTCCTTGCCTATCAAATGAATATTTATCATATTAATGCTGGGGGAGCATTGAAATGCTATATGGTGGatctgggtcccctttcattggatACCCACTAAAACAAGggtcccacccaaggtccaaCGACCACCACTTCTGCTGTGTTGGGGTGGCCattcctttgcttcctctcccatcaggaaATTTCAGTAGTTTTCAGGTAGGGCCCAGTCTGGCTTCAATGTCAAGTTCATTCAGTCTGGCTTCAATGTCAAGTCCTGGTGTGACCCTGGGGAGATGCCACGTTCCCTGTAAGGCCAGCATCTAAAGTGATCATAGTGCTTAGTCCATGGCTCACCAAGGTTTGGGTAGAAACTTACTCAAATTGTCTACCAGGAGCATGGAGCCCGGCAAATCGGCTTCCTGCACAACTCATCTGGAAGGCATTGCCTGGCTTCTCCTATGAGAGTCATTGGGCCAATGAGAGAATCCAATATTTGCTGGCTTTGGACATGGAGAGGGAGCTAAATTCTTTACTTTATTGTTTAATGCTTTTGCATAATGAAAGACATTATGCACATAGCCCATTTTGCACTCATTTCCTTCCTAAATATTGTATCGATAATATTTGACACATGCAATCTATATAAGGAATCAGATTCAAACTCACTACCTTGGAATCAATTCCCACTCATCGcacactctgtaggacagggtagaactgtctctgtgaatttctgagactgtaaccctttatgggaatagaaagtcccatctttcttctgcagagcagctggctgtTTCAGACTGCTGGTCTGTGACTCTCAACCCAACgcacaaccactacgccaccaggggtcctgataCAGGAATAAGGAGGCTTAATAATTGGCCACCAGCCACGTAAGTGAAGAACCGGAGCCTTACTGGAAACCACTGGTGCTCCTCGGTCCCATGGTCAGAGCTTCCCCCAGAGGGCAAGGAGCTCCCTGTTGTTATAATTGCCgtttcttccttccccttcaccaTGTACGTCTGCTAGGCCAAAGGACGCAATGAACTTTGTAAGAAGGGTGCTCCATTACACTGAGTGTTCAGTGGcttgctcccccccaccctcaccccattcAGTATTGTTTCGGACCCAACCACCTGAGATGTAAGTGTCTGTGACTTTCAAGGCTTCGGAGTTTCCACAGTTGGTCCATCTTCCTGCCGTAGACCATTGGAATTGCGCCCTAGTTTTGTTTTCCTGATGACAAGCAATATTGTCTGTTTtgctttgtaaatccaagtagcgTTTCTGAGGGAGAGGGAAGTTTTGAGTAGCACACGCCATCTCTGGAAGGCGCACAAGGCTGCAGGGCGGGGCCATGGGAGAGGTGGAGACCAAAATGGCCCCTTCAGGGGAGTgtgaaaaaccacatggaaaatAACCGTTAAGAGGAGTCCACAGAACCAAGAGTTCCTGATCTGAAGACAAGCTCAGGCGAGACTCCGCTGGCACTGGATCCCGCACTCCGAAGCGCCTGAAAGAGCAGAGCAGTAGTGTCTGGAGTACCCTTGACCACATGTCCTACTGCATTTGGACTGGGATACCCTTGACCACATCTCCTACTGCGTTTGGACTGGGATACCCTTGACCACATCTCCTACTGCGTTTGGACTGGGATACCCTTGACCACATCTCCTACTGCGTTTGGACTGGGATACCCTTGACCACATCCCCTACTGCGTTTGGAAAGCCTCGCAGGGGTCTCCTACTTAACCAGTGGAGTTGCTGGGTCACGGGTATGTGCCCTTCAACTTTATAAAGCCATGATGCTGAGATACCAGTTTTACCGCAGGATGGGGTGGATGTGtgggaaaattcctttaccttcgaagtccattttcccatggacttttgaagccccttagcATCATAGTACCTTGTGTTCCGCAGTGCCTCTTACTTTACGACAGACCCGTGATTTTGAAGAGCATCTCACTGTGGTGCTCAGCGGTACTTCCGGACCCCAGTGAGTTTGAGcagctttttttccttccccttttTGGCTGTGGAGTGTACTGTGTCTTTTCTGTCTCTGGGTTGTCATATTTTCATTGAGTTGTCGGAGTTCTGTCTTCAAAGTGGTGTTGGAAAGTGCATGGGAAAATGgattgaaaagataatggaattttcccagcgTGGACTGgtaatgatcctataggacagggtagaactgccctgtgagtttcccagactgcaactgtttgcaggagtagaaagccccacctgtctTCCACAGAGGgctcagtggtttcgaactgccagcctcacggtttgcagcccagtgtgtaaccactagaccaccagggcccctccctcTGTGGATGTCGGTTAGTGTGTGCTGATGACATCTTTGTGCAGTTTGTGGCCTCCAGATGGGCTCCAGAATCACCCAGGACACAACGGCCCAGGCCCCATGGATCCTGCTCTGTCTCACCAAAAGCTGCTTCTCCATCTCCCTGCCCTGCCAAAGCCCTCCCTCCCGTTCTGGGCATTCTCCTGGACCTTTGCATAAGATGGCCCCCTTTCCTGTCAGTCCCTCCTGCTTAGAGCCCTCTTTCCCCCCTGGGGGCCTGCACATAGGGTTCTATCGGGTCCTCCCCTGGTAGAGTCTGCTTTGAGTGACACTCAGGGCTTGTGTCCTGTCTGTCCACCGCTGCATCACCTCCTCTTGGCCAAGTCCCTGGGGGTCTCGGGAAGTGTGGCCACTGAATACGGCAGCAGTAGTTCTAAAGGGGAAGGCaccggggtggtggtggggtgcctAGCCCTGGGCAGTAGTTTGGACGGCTggccccatggaatggctggaacAACTAGAAGAGCAAGTCTGTGCCCTCTGGGTCCTCATTTAGGTGCCCGACTCCTGGAGTCACAAGCTGCTGGGATCTGTGGGCCTAACAGAGTTCACAATGCCCTGCTCAGGCCCTACCACACAGGAGCCACCATGGCCTGCTTCCTGGGCCACTCTTGTCTCTGCAGTCTGAGAAAACGCAGTCAGACCCTGGGGATACAACCAGGTTCAGTGACAGCACACACCTCCCACTGTGTAACCAGGAGTTCCCAGGAAGTTACCAAAAGATGCACCCAACCATACCTGGACAGACACACCAGGTGACTCAAGTATGACAAGAACTCATCTCAGATAAACCCTTTAATTTGCTTTTGTCAAAATAAACTTCAGTGGAAAGAAAAAGACATCAGGTGGCTTCATAGCTGTTTGTCCAAGTATAGAAAGTGCCCTCGACTTATGTGAAAGACAGGAAAGGCTCGAGCAGCAACTCCAGTGCCTGCTGCCACGTCCTCACTGCTGTCTCCTGACCAAGTCTCCCTCCACCAGCCAGCCCCAGGATGGCCCCTCGACCCATCCCTCTGGCGTTGGTCAGCctttctttgtggaccctctggaGGGCCAGCAGGTGTGTCCATCTGTCCCCTGTCAGACAAGCTCTGCCATCTAAGTATCTTATAGGGTCCAGTGCTCCTACAGGGAGCCAGAGTCTAGGGTCAAAGGATGCTGGAAATAGGTAGTCAGGGTCTTGGACTTATTCAGCGTGGTCTGTGGTTGACAGGCAAGACATGGTCAGGCAGGGGTCCTAGAGCCCAGGCCAggctcagcagcagcagccttCCTAACTCCCTGAGGAAAGACCAGTTGTGGCCCACACCTCTGGGTGGGACGCTAAGGGTGGAGGAAGAAGGGAGCCTTCAGGCCCTGAAGATGCTGCTGGCCCCTGCTCTTCCTGCTCTCAGAAGTCTCTGGCTTTAAGCAAGGCTGTAACTGGTCCTCCTGAGGGAAAGAAGCCACGGGGGAGGATGAGTGCTGGTGGGGGTCTGTCCAAGCCATCATCCCCTGCCCTCTTTCCCCGCAGTAATAGCATCTTAGGGCTACTCTGCTGAAGAGTCTaaggcctgggtgtgtgtgtgtgtaggggcatcTGTGGGCCTTGGAATACAGAAGCAGTTAAAACATAACCCTGCTGGGAAGCCGGACGTGAGTGCTCAGTGCGGTTTGTGGGAGAGGAGAGTGGGTGGTGTGCCCTTCTCTGAGAAAACCCAGGAGGAAGCGCCAATGTGGGGAAGGAGAAGATGACTTTGGGAATGGCGGAGATTGACAGGCTAGTGGAACTTGGATGGAAATGTCCAAATCCAAGGTGGCTATGTGGGACTCGAAGGAGGCGAGGTGGCAGGAGGGGCAGCCTCCAGAGTTGCCAGCTCACAAGCAGAGCTGAGGTCAAACAAGGTTGCCCAGGGGGCTGCGGAGAACATGCTGAGGGAGCCCCAAGATACCATCATCCAATGGGGAGTCAAGGCTAGAAGTAGGAGGGGAGAAAACCCAGGGTCCAAGAAATCGCTGAAGCTAAGGACAGGGAGTGTCTCCAAAAGCCAGGACTGCTCAACTGTgcccctctctggggggtggccctgctgtgtgcaccatgtgTGGGATGCCCACCTCCGAAGGCTCAGCTGGCGGGAAGGCTCCTGGCGGGGCACCGGCGGGGTGGGGCTGACCAGGAGAATACACAAGCCAGTGAGGATCATGCAGGTGGGCACGGCTCCGATGAGCACCttgagggtcaccaccacctgctctgcctgctcacaggctccggCCTCATACCCTGCAAACCTGGGGAGACAGCGCCTGGTTGCTCATCCCAGCCAGATCCTCGCCACGCCGGTCTCTGGCTAGAAAGGCCCCAGATACCCCGCCTCAGGACACTCCAAAACCCAGACACAGcctagtggtggtggaggagatggTTGACGGGATAGACTGGCCTGGGGCACATAAAACAGTGTGGGAGTTGGGGGGCCTCAGAATGAGCATATAGCCCCTCAAAGTCTCAGTCATGTGCACAGAGAAAACTGGGGGCAGtggtctccctcctctccccagagTAGAGCTTGGGAGCAGACCTGGGTGATCCCCAGCTGGCTGGAAGGAGCTTTGCTTTTTACTTACACCACAATTCTTTTGTGGCTTTGAGACCCCCTTcttccacccccctcaccccacctggGACTCACTCAAGACTGAGTGTGGAGATGCCCAGAGCCCCTGCGCCGGAGAGCTTGGTGAAGAAGACATAGGAGGAGTAGAAGATGGTCTCCAGGCCCGGGCCACACTGGTGCTGCAGCTGGAAAGCATCCACCACATCCGGCAGCAtggacctgggggaggggggctgcgaGGTTGGGACCACCAGGCTGTGAGCCCTCGGGGCTGAGACCAAGTGGGCCGTATCCCCAGCCCACAGAGAGCTGGGCAATACTGTGCCCGCATTCCCACACAAGCACGCGGCCCTGGGACAAAGGATGCTGTGGGGCAGGGGTATCCTACCAGGGCAGCAGCAGGGACACAGCGATGCTCACACCAGACACGAAGGCCACGACATAGGCCACGGGAGCCGTGGGCACGGCAGCCAACAAGATGGCGAAGGGCACCATCATCTGGGGAGACAGACGCACGAGCTGATCCCTTTGCCTGTGCCACTGTGCTCGCCGCAATGGCCCCCTGCATCCTGTGCCAGGCCTGTGCTGGGGAACACAAACCCAGCCCCCGGGCCCCAGGTGGCTCATGATCCACAATGCCCTGTGCCCAGGCCGTGCTTCCTGGCCACTCACGCAGATCCCGAAGGCCGAGGTCTTTTTCCCAAACCGCTGGAGAATCCACTCCCACAACGGGGTGCTCAGCACGGCCGACACCTGTGAACACACCGCCCCACGGCTGCCAGTCACGAGCTGCCCTGGCCAGCGCCAAACTTGGAGACGGCCCTCAAACCCTGGCGTGAACCTGGGTGGCTCTCTGCTGGGATGCCGGTGACAACCTGGAATGTTCACCTCCAGAGCTCTGGCCACTCACGTGTGGCTCCCAGACTTCTCagcgcgccccccaccccccaaggggtcTGCCTCAccactgcaggctcctcaccaaGATGGTCAACACCAGCCTCTGGACATGGTCCTGGAGCCGTGAGGCATGGGTACAGAACAGGACCAGGTAGCTCTGTTCCACCTGGAAAGGGACAGGCAGGTGGGCGTGAAAGGGGATGGCAGAGTTCCCCTAGTAAGCAAGCTCTGGCCTCAAGCCTGGCCTCTTCTCTGAGACCCCTTCCCCTCAGAGGGCATTCATCCCAGCAAGACATCACACCATTCCTACCCCACCCATAACTAGGATCGGGTGAGCCTGACTAAATTTGGGGAAACCACCCCAGACTCTGCTAGGTTCATGCCTgatccaccccccacctcccgcaATGCCCCCAAGCCCGGTCTTGGTGTCTCTCTACCAGCACCAGCCTCTCTATGCCCCGGTCACTTCCCCTATTGAGACTCAGGCCTAATCATGTGCCTGCACCTGCACAGGCTCAGCCAGGCCGGAGGTACCTGAACGGCGGCCGAGATGAACAGGAAGGAGATGACCAGCTTCAGGTAGGGTGGGTGCCGGACAGTGAGGCCCAGCCCAGCCAGGAAGCTCAGGCCTTCCCCTGTGGCTGGAGGGGAGGGGTCTACAACACAGAATGGGGACACCTTGGCTTGGCAGAGttccaaaccaaaacccaccccAAGAGGAGCCCTCCCCCAGCTCCTGTAACCAggcttccctctgccctccataCCTGGCCGCTCCTTCACGCCCAGGTGTAGAAGGATGGTGCAAACAGGATAAGTCACTGCCACTAGGGCAGCTGCCACAGAGTACAGACGCATCTGGGGGACAGGACAGACCTGGGGTGGTCAGGGCTCTGACCCATGGGAACAGAGTGGCCCTCCGCCCAAACCTCTGGTCCCAGTCACCCCCAAATCTAAGGACTCAGCCCATGCTGAGTCACCACATGCCCTTCCGCCTCTTCTGTGCACAGGGGCATCCATGCCCCCTGCGGGGCCCggggcccagggcagctggctctCACATCCTCACTCACAGGTTTGTAAGAAAACGATTTCTGCTGTTGACTTGTGCGTGCCAGCCCCTGCAGTTACACAGAGGAGTGAGTGCCCTGTCTACTCACCGTCAGGGCCTCAGTCACGACGGTGCTGGAAAATGACTCCAAAGCACAGTTACAGCCCAGCATGGGGCATGAGGAGCCCTAGCGCCTTAGGagttacccgttgggctgctaatggtgaggtaggcagttcaaaaccaccagctgctccatgggagaaagatgaggttttctgttccaggAGAGAGTTCCTttctgaaacccacgggggcagtttttaccctgccctgcagagtggctctgagtcagaagggTGAGTTTTGAGTTAGGCACGGTGACCCAGGTCAGAGGAAAAAACAGAAATAATGCTGCCTGCCAttcaggggaaggcaggggagtgGCAGTCACCCAGGGCTGGACAGAAGTTGCCTTGGGGTGGGAGTGAGGCGTGAGAAGAGAGGGCGAGGGCTAAGCAGAGCCAGTGTCCACAGACCCCTGCACTGAATGGCCTGCTGGCATGGTCTCCAAGAAGCCCAGGTGATACAGTGagttaggtcagcagttcaaacccacaagtgtcTTCTCATCCCACTGACTGCCTCTAggtgagaaagctgaggctgtctgctcccataaagttcaCAGTCTTGTGGAAACCCTATACAGACAGCCGAGAGTCTCCGGCAACTGGATAGCACCGGGCTtgttttttgttagtttgtttgggTCCCTGTCTTCAAATTCTCAATCATCTTATCGTGGAAccggtgtgtgtgttttgtaagtgGAGTCTGTGGACAACGGCCCCTCCCTGGGATGGTCTCTTGATCTCTCACCCTCCAGCCTCTCGCACCCTCCTGGGCTCCACCTGACCTCCCGCCCCTGGATGACCTCCAGACCAGGCCACAAGGTGGTGATCATGTAGATGGCCTGCATTCCATAGGCATCCGCCTTGAGCAAGGCCTGGATGTGGGTCATGCAAGGGTACCAGGCAGCCTTTCCACCCCAGCTGGCAGTGCCATGTACCACTTGTGGGTGCCTGAGTTAAAGGGAACTGTTACTACCCTCATTAAGGTGCCCGGCATGTCTGGAGCTGGGAGGTAGTAATCCTTTGCTTGGGGCCACGGGAGACCTGTGGGCAGGGAAGCGCCACTTCcccacaaacaaactcactgccatcgcgttgatctgaactcatggcgaccctacaggacactccgtaaatgcccttgtgggttcccaagactgtaactctttatgggagtgaaaaaagagaaaaagcctcatctttcttctgaggactggccgctggttttgaaatgctgaccctgCCGTTAGCAACCTGATTTGTGACTGCtacccgcccaccccacccccacccccccgggcTAAAGTCCACAGATTTTGTAGCTGGCCCCGGAGAAAACTCTGGAGGGGCAAACTCTTTGTAAGTTGTGATGTCTGCTTCAAAGGGCCTTAGGGCACAAGGATGCTTGTGGTATTATCTCCGTGCCACCCACACCAGAGCATGGCAGGGATCAGAACCCCCGAAGGCCTGGTTCCATGCCCAGAATGGCTGTATCAGGACATCTGGGAGGGGTGCACGAGTGTGCCTAGTACGTCCCTGCTGATGCCAGGGCCGCTGGCAGAACCACACAGCTTTCTGCCTATTTGTAAATCAAACCTGGGGAGGGGCAGCTTGTGCCAAGTGCTGACCTGCCGACCGTGAGGGCCACCCCACTTCCCAGTCCATGCTCAGGTCAAGGCTGGACTTGGGAGCCAATGGGGAAAGCCCTAAGATAGGGTTGGGGAGAAATAAAGGGCCACACCAAACATGTCTcccagagccagccctccacaagcTCCACTTTATCCTTCTGAAATGCGACCCTGGCTGTGCTGGGGGCACGGGATGGCTAGAAGCTGATGCAGAAGAGGGGGTCGTGGGAAGGTGCGGGTGCAAGGAGAGGTGGTAGAGGGAGGCAGTGAGTGAAGGGATTCCAGAAGAGCTGGACATGAAGGACAGACAGAAACCATCAAACTCTGCCATCAAGGCGAGGCCGGCTCCCAGTGACTCTagcgggcagggtagaactgccctgtgggttactCTGTACAccgggtagaaagccctgtcgttctccaggggagcagctggtggtttcaaacaacccaccttgcagactgcagcccaacgCTAACCACTGTGTAACCAGCTCCTCAGAGAGCAGACAGGCTTTGggcatgggggagtggggagctggggAGGGGCTTGCAGAGGAGGAAAGGGTGATGATTGACAGGTGTCTGGAGGCTATTGATTGCATTTGCTTCAGGAAAGGGGTGGGGCAAAGAAGTTGATGTCCCCTCTGGCTAAGGGTGCTTCCTCTGCGGAAAAGGACCCATCTGCTCGGAGTGGAGAGGAAAGCTGGGGGCTCCTCGTCACTTCCTCACACGGGATGGGGGCCGGGCTGGAGGGTGGGCGGTAGGAGGGCCTCTGCCCAGACAGTGGACCACCCTGTGGCCTTCTCTGGCTGCCCTGCCACTTGCAGGCCCACATGCCACCATGTGCCTGCCTGTCTATTATTTTATCTTGAGAGGGGACCCGGCAGGATTTGGgattgccccaggcatgggggtcCTCCACTCAGTGAGAGGTGTAGGAAAGGAAAGAGAACGTGACGTGGGCGCAGAGTTGGGCCCCCCTGGGGGGAGAAGACGAGCCCGAAGAGGAAAGGGGTGACCCTGCAGAGTGGTTCTCATGGGTTCCGGTCACCCGGGCACTCACCGCATTAGGGGAGATGCTACCAGGCCCCAGGAGCACGGCCTCTTTGCATCTGTGGGGCGCATGGGCGCCAGACACGACGAGTCCGTGGACAGTGGCTCCCATCAGGGTCCCTGCCATCTCCATAGTCATCCCTGGGGACACAGCAGCCACCGATGTCCACGCTGGTGCCGCAGGATCCCAAAGCCCACTTCCTCTCCTGTTCTGACCCGCCCACACTCACGGTATGCGGTGGCCGAGTCTCTCTCCTTGGGGCAAGAGGTCAGGAACATGGTGAGCGCCGTGTAAGGGACCTGGAAGAACTGCGGTGGGCGAGGCAGGGCTTAGGATGG harbors:
- the MFSD2B gene encoding sphingosine-1-phosphate transporter MFSD2B, encoding MAVGPGGTSAPAVEAPPPQVEAPPPQVEARTSEPSSDSRAGRLSFCTKLCYGIGGVPNQVASSATAFYLQLFLLDVAQIPAAQVSLVLFGGKVSGAAADPVAGFFINRSRRTGSGRLMPWVLGCTPFIALAYFFLWFLPPFTTLRGLWYMTFYCLFQALATFFQVPYTALTMFLTSCPKERDSATAYRMTMEMAGTLMGATVHGLVVSGAHAPHRCKEAVLLGPGSISPNAMRLYSVAAALVAVTYPVCTILLHLGVKERPDPSPPATGEGLSFLAGLGLTVRHPPYLKLVISFLFISAAVQVEQSYLVLFCTHASRLQDHVQRLVLTILVSAVLSTPLWEWILQRFGKKTSAFGICMMVPFAILLAAVPTAPVAYVVAFVSGVSIAVSLLLPWSMLPDVVDAFQLQHQCGPGLETIFYSSYVFFTKLSGAGALGISTLSLEFAGYEAGACEQAEQVVVTLKVLIGAVPTCMILTGLCILLVSPTPPVPRQEPSRQLSLRRWTTLNKSKTLTTYFQHPLTLDSGSL